The Littorina saxatilis isolate snail1 linkage group LG15, US_GU_Lsax_2.0, whole genome shotgun sequence genome contains a region encoding:
- the LOC138949125 gene encoding high affinity copper uptake protein 1-like: MDTYFFTRVNISNLLFEDLNINNTKELVGACAIIFIATVIFEAIKTVKVYISLRLNENPLAGVQNLQEPHSLEVTPRSHDDVILLSSLHFPVTVRQIRIRKIGLHILDSLVQMVNFFYGYLLMLVVMTYSVWLTVAVIVGCGAGYFIFGAIGQTLQLRYQSTQRSHMTSSPEDHHQTPQVQACAGHL; this comes from the exons ATGGAT ACTTACTTCTTTACACGTGTGAACATCTCTAATCTCCTGTTTGAGGATCTCAACATCAATAACACAAAGG AGTTGGTAGGAGCATGTGCAATAATATTCATCGCCACAGTGATCTTCGAAGCAATAAAAACTGTGAAGGTGTACATCAGCCTACGTCTGAACGAGAACCCGCTCGCTGGAGTTCAAAACTTGCAAGAACCGCACAGTTTGGAGGTGACCCCCAGATCACATGATGACGTCATTCTGCTCTCCAGTCTTCATTTCCCTGTCACAGTCCGACAAATCAGGATACGAAA GATTGGCTTGCACATTCTGGACTCGCTGGTCCAAATGGTCAACTTTTTCTACGGCTACCTGTTGATGCTGGTCGTCATGACATACAGTGTCTGGTTGACCGTCGCTGTTATTGTCg GCTGCGGGGCTGGTTACTTCATCTTTGGGGCGATCGGCCAAACATTACAGCTCCGCTACCAGTCGACGCAGAGGTCACACATGACCTCGTCTCCAGAAGACCATCATCAGACCCCTCAAGTACAGGCATGTGCCGGCCATTTGTGA